Below is a genomic region from Flammeovirgaceae bacterium SG7u.111.
TAAAGCTCTTTTCGTGCTGGAACTCGACCATTTTCCCTATCACATCCTCAGTTGTTCCAAACAAGTTATTTGCCAGCTCTTCGGAGATCACCATTGACATTTTATCTGCCAATACTTTGTCCGGATCGCCATGGATAAGCGGATAGGAGAAAATATTGAAGTAATCTTTTCCCACATGATATCCTTCAGCTTTTACATTATGGTCTTTGATAGAAAGCGTATATGGGCTCACCCAAGTAGTAGTTGCGGCATATTCTACTTCTGGGATTTCTTCTGCTATGGTTTCCGCCAAAATACCTGGTGTAGAAGAAGTTGTCATAATCTCTTCTGCATATTGCTGATGCTCCATCGCTCGATAGAGCCTATCGCTTTTTTGGTGGAACTGATCTTTTTTCAGTTCATCATTTACCCAAAGGTAGATAAACAGCGTACAGGCGATCCCCGTGGTAAGACCTATGAGATTGATGAAAAAAGAAACTTTGTGCTTTTTAAAATTTCGAAAAGCGAGTAAGAGGCTGTGGTTAAACATGGAGGTTTGGTTCTAATAAAAAAACAAGAAAGCTAGTCGAAAAAGCTTGTTGTAATGGAAATGGGTGGTGAAAGGGAAAAACAGAAAAGGTTTTGTAAGCTATACTTAAAAAGTATCAAATGGTTACACCTCTTCTTTCAGTCTTTTATTAAATAAATAAACGGATTCTCAATCTTAAAGGACAGGGGTTTGTGATAAGCGGTTGCTTATAGAGCAAAAAATCATAAAAAAAGCCCAACTTTTAGGAAAGTTGGGCTACAAAAAAATATTGAGCTATTTAAGGTCTTGAAAAATCAACCTTCAGATTCATGGTTATAACCCTAATTTTTTCTTTCCAATATTATGCCCTTTGAAACCAAAGAAGGCTAAGTAGATATAACAGAAAACTGGGACGAAAAAGGAAGCTTGCTCCCCAATAGCTTTCATATCTGCCAAAGCACCTTGCAGAGGAGGAATAAGCGCTCCTCCTAAAATCATCATAACCAATAGTGAGCTACCTTGGCTTTTGTACTTTCCTAAACCTTCAATGGATAGTGTGAAAATATTAGACCACATTACAGAATTAAACAAGCCGATGCCTATCACTGACCAGAATGCTAAACTTGAGTCGGTAAAGATAGTGAGTATCAACAGTACAATATTGATACTGGCGAAAATCCCAAGGGTTCTACCTGCCATCGATTTTCCAATAACAAATGCAGCCAAGTTTGCTGCTATTAAAATAAAAAATGGTGCAACAGAAGAAAGACTGAGTTCTTGCCCGCTTTTTACATATGCGGCAAAATAAATTACAGCAAAAGCAGCTATTGACACTCCCAACATCAGCATAAATTTCTTTATGCCCTGCTCCATCTGGCTAAGAGAAATTGCTCCTAAAAATCTGCCAATCATAGCTCCACCCCAATAAAATGCTAAGAAAATATCTCCTTCGCTTTTATCGAGCCCCATTATATTATCCAGTTCAAAAAAATTGATGAGCATGCTACCTATAGTAACCTCACCTCCTACATACATGAAAATAGCAATCATACCCAATACCAAATGCGGATATTTGAAAGCTCCTGCCCCACCTTCTATTTTTTCATCGTTGCTAAAGCTTGGAAGAGGTGTGATCCAAATAATTCCCGCTAGTAGCAAAAATACCGCAGAGAATACTAGGTAAGGAATTTTTACCGACTCGGCAGTTAATTCGCCATCGACGGCAAAATATTGAAAGACTAAATAACCACCTATCAGTGGGGCGATGGTAGTTCCGAAAGAATTGAAGCCTTGGGAAAGGTTCAACCTACTAGGGGCACTTTCTTCTGAGCCTAAAATAGATACATAAGGGTTTGCGGCAATCTGTAAAAGAGTAAATCCTATTCCTAAAAAGAACAAAGCACTCAAGAAATAGCCATACACCTTGTATTCAGCTGCTGGATAAAATAAGGCACAACTAACACATGAAATTAAAAGCCCTGCAATTATTCCATTTTTGTACCCTATTTTGGTAATAGGGTCTCCAAAAGTTGCGGAAATAATGAAATAAATAAGTGAGCCTATAAAATAAGCTCCAAAAAAGGCAAACTGGACCAGCATAGCCTGCAAGTATGTCAGCTCAAAAACTTCTTTTAAATAGGGAATGAGAATATCGTTCATACAAGTAAGAAATCCCCACATAAAAAATAGGGAAGTCAGTACAATGAGCGGTGTGGTGTAATTAGGTCTATTTCCATCTTCAAATTGTACAGCAGCATTTTCTGCTCCTGATATTGGGGCTCCTCCAGCCATAGTTTTTACTTTATTTTGGTTATTAAAAAAAATAGTTTGACCTACACAGTTCAGCTGAACCATGAAAGCGCCTAGTAAATATGGCAGATACACAAGCTGAGCAAATATAAAGTAAAAAACAGAAGGAGGGGTATTCAGAAGCTAGGGGAGCAAAAAAATATCAGGCAATATTCTCTTGGCCCGCAAGTGTTTGCAAAAAGGGTATAACTTGAATTTTGTTATGCAAAGGTTTTACCGCAGATGGAAGTTGAAGGAGTAAAAAAAACAGGTGAGTTGGAAAAAGGATTGTAAAAGAATAAAACTAATATAAAAACGTACAGATATTACCTATTGTTGGTAAGATACCTGCACGCCAACTTGTGTAACACCCACCTCATTTTGTGGCTGTAATGGTTGGGAATCTGATTTTAACCTCTCAACACTGCCTCCAAAAGAGGAAAGCAACA
It encodes:
- a CDS encoding sugar MFS transporter, producing MAGGAPISGAENAAVQFEDGNRPNYTTPLIVLTSLFFMWGFLTCMNDILIPYLKEVFELTYLQAMLVQFAFFGAYFIGSLIYFIISATFGDPITKIGYKNGIIAGLLISCVSCALFYPAAEYKVYGYFLSALFFLGIGFTLLQIAANPYVSILGSEESAPSRLNLSQGFNSFGTTIAPLIGGYLVFQYFAVDGELTAESVKIPYLVFSAVFLLLAGIIWITPLPSFSNDEKIEGGAGAFKYPHLVLGMIAIFMYVGGEVTIGSMLINFFELDNIMGLDKSEGDIFLAFYWGGAMIGRFLGAISLSQMEQGIKKFMLMLGVSIAAFAVIYFAAYVKSGQELSLSSVAPFFILIAANLAAFVIGKSMAGRTLGIFASINIVLLILTIFTDSSLAFWSVIGIGLFNSVMWSNIFTLSIEGLGKYKSQGSSLLVMMILGGALIPPLQGALADMKAIGEQASFFVPVFCYIYLAFFGFKGHNIGKKKLGL